GAGCATGAAGACACCGCTGACGTCGGCCGGCAAGTCGAGGATGCCGGCGGCGTTGGTCCTCAACTTGCGGCCGGGCTGGCCGGGGACGAACAGGCGGACGGTGTGGTTGGCGCGAGGCCCCTCGGGGGTGACCAGCCGGAAGCGGCGGGGGGCGGGACCCGGCTCGCTGGCCAGGAACTCCAGCCCCTGACCGATCAGGTGCATGCCGCTACGGTCCTCGCCGTCGCAGGTCTCGACGCAGACCAGAGCCTTGGCGTTCTTGACGTAGGTCTCCCGCCACTCGCCCCGCGCCTCGACGGTTTTCCAGGCGGCAAGGACATCAAGACCAGGATCGGCCTCGTCGAAGTATTCGGCGACGTCGATGGAGGCCATGACGATGGGATGGGCCTTCAGCGACAGGGCGACGACCGCCAGGCCCTTGCGCTCGGGCGTGAAGGCGACCTCGAGCGCGCCGGGGGCCGGGCCGACGATGGTCGCCGGCTGTTCGTCGCACATCATGAGGGCGACGAGGTGTGCGACGCGCTCGGGCTTGGGGCCGGTGTCGGGGATGGGGAAGGCCATGCCGCTGGTGAAGCCAAGGGTGACCGGCTGGCCGACCTTGGCGGGGGCGGCTGCGGGCAGGAGCCAGGACTCGTGCGCCGCGGCGGCAGTGGCGAGGAGGCTGGCGATCAGGACGAGCGGGAGGAGGCGCATGGGATCGACTGTATACCTCCCTCCCCGAATGGGGAGGGCAGACGCGCGGTTACGCGCGTCGGGTGGGGAAGTCGGTCCGTGGAGCTCGAAAGTACGCGCTGAGAAGCCTAACCGGCGGGGCCGGTGACCCACTGCCCCACCCGGCGCGCAACGCGCGCCTGCCCTCCCCAATTCGGGGAGGGAGGTCGCATTCGGTCAGGCCGGTTGCAGGCTCTTGTCGATCTTGATCGTCAGTTCGCCGCTCTCGTAGCGCTTGGCCATCTTCGCCGTGCTCAGCGGCTTGATCTTGCCGGCCCAGCCTTCGGCGCCGAACTCCTCGAAGCGCTGCTGGCAGATCTTGCGCATGGCTTCCTTGGCGGGCTTCAGGTAGGCGCGCGGGTCGAACTCGCCGGGCTTTTGCGACAGGACGCGGCGGATGGCGCCGGTCATGGCCATGCGGTTGTCGGTGTCGATGTTGATCTTGCGCACGCCGTGCTTGATGCCGCGCTGGATCTCTTCCACCGGCACGCCCCAGGTCTCGGGCATCTCGCCGCCGTAGGCGTTGATGATCTCCTGCAGGTCCTTCGGGACCGAGGAGCTGCCGTGCATCACCAGGTGGGTGTTGGGCAGGCGGCGGTGGATTTCCTCGATGACGTTCATGGCCAGCACCGCGCCGTCGGGCTGGCGGCTGAACTTGTAGGCGCCGTGGCTGGTGCCCATGGCGATGGCGAGGGCGTCGACCTGGGTCTTCTTGACGAAGTCGACGGCCTGGTCCGGATCGGTCAGCAGGGCCGAATGGTCGAGCTTGCCCTCGAAGCCGTGGCCGTCCTCGGCCTCGCCCATGCCGGTTTCCAGGCTGCCGAGCACGCCCAGCTCGCCCTCGACGGAGACGCCGCAGCTGTGGGCCATCTCGACGACGCGGCGGGTGACCTCGACGTTGTACTCGTAGCTGGCCGGGGTCTTGGCGTCCTCTTCCAGGCTGCCGTCCATCATCACGCTGGTGAAGCCGTACTGGATGGCGGTAGCGCAGGTGGCCGGGCCGTTGCCGTGGTCCTGGTGCATGCAGACAGGGATGTGCGGGTAGATCTCGACAAGGGCGTCGATCAGCCGGGCCAGCATGATGTCGTTGGCGTAGTTCCGCGCCCCGCGGCTGGCCTGGATGATGACCGGCGCGTCGACGGCGTCGGCCGCCTCCATGATGGCCAGGCCCTGTTCCATGTTGTTGATGTTGAAGGCGGGCAGGCCGTAGTCGTGCTCGGCGGCGTGGTCGAGCAGTTGGCGCAGGGTGATGCGGGCCACGGAGTACTCCTTGCGTCGTGTTCTGATTTTGTCGGGCGGGTTTAGACAAGGCCCGCGCCAGAGTCACCCCCGGTGTCACGGATGCGTGATCAAATGATGGGCGGGAACGACCTATCGTGGAGCCTTTCGCGGGCTCGGCGGGAGGCGGGGTGATGGTCAGGCGTTGTGGTCTCCTGTTGATTGCCCTGGTCCTGGCCGGCTGCGCCTCGCAGCCGTCTCTGGCCGGCCTGAAGGGGGTCTGCGTCGGCCGGGAGCCGCGAACGCCGGAAGAGGTCGCCTGGCTCAAGCAGGGCGAAGAGACCAACCGCCGGGAAAACCTTGAACGCGATGCCGCTGGGAAGGCGGAACGCGAGCAGTACGAGCGGGCACAGGCGGCAACAGTGGATGGCGGACGGCTCTACCGGTTTAGCTGGAGCCGGGACCGCGGACGGTTTCGGCACGCCCTGACTCTGGAGGTGAGTCCGTCCGGGCAGGGCGTGCTGCTCGGCGCCAAGGGCTCGCCGGTGGTTGTCGATCCGAAGGATGTGGCCATCATCGAGACGGCGGTCGATTCGGTCGGCGCGGTCGGCTTCGCCCGGGCGACCGACAACCTCATCTGCACTCATCCGGTCTGGGGCAGTTTCGACGCGGCCCGCAACGGTGTCGGCCAGACGGCCTACGCGAGCGACTGCGGCCTGTTCCAGGCCGGGATCAGCGAGGCGCGAGAATTTCTGATGGAGCTCGCCGAGGCCCATGGCGGTCCTGTGGTCGAGGAAGAGCCCCTGCAGACCATCGCCATGCTCTTCGACTGCCCGGACTAGAGCCCTTCCTGCGGCAGGCCGTCGGCGATCTCGTAGTAGTCGCCCTTGCTGCCGACGAAGATGTGCTTGCTCAGCTTGAGGCCGGTTGGTCCGTCCAGCGCGCCCATGGCGAAGGCGATGCTCTTGCCATGGACCGGGTCCCAGAACAGCTGTGAGCCACAGGTTCCGCAGAAGCCGCGGCGGACCTTTTCGGAGGAGGCGTACCAGCGCAGCGCGCTGACCTCGTCCTCGATGGTCAGGGCCTCCTTGGGCACATCGGCCGAGGCCCAGAAGTGGCCGGAGGCCTTGCGGCACTGGCTGCAATGGCAGGCGTCGGAGTGGTCGATGACCGCGTCGGTCCGGAAGCGGACCGCGCCGCAGAGGCAGGAGCCGGTATGCATGGTGTTCCTCAAAGGAACGGCGCCGGGGCGAGCCGGCGCCGCTGTGGCGACTACATCCTGTGCAGGGCGCAGAGCTTGTTGCCGTCCGGATCGCGCAGATAGGCGAGGTACATCTTGCCGGTGGCGCCTTCGCGCACGCCGGGCGGGTCTTCACAGGTCGAACCGCCGGCGGCGACGCCAGCCGCATGCCAGGCATCGGCCTGGGCCGCGTCCTTGCAGGCGAAGCCGATGGTGCCGCCGTTCGGCGCGGTGGCCGGCTCACCATTGATCGGCTTGCTGACCGAGAACACGCCGGTCGGGGTCATATAGAAGATGCGGTGGCCATCGACGTGGGCCGGGGGAACCCCCAGCGTGCCGAGCAGGGCGTCGTAGAAGGACTTGGCGCGGTCCAGGTCGTTGGTGCCGATCATGATGTGCGAAAACATGTGGTCTCTTCCCCTTGGTTGACGGCGCTGGCTGAAACAAACGCTCGTTCGAATCCGATCTTGAAGGGAAGACCGGCGCCGGCGCAACCACTCAAACTTTCCGCCCGCTTCACGGGGTGAGAGTCTGGACGGATCAGACCTGCAACGCCTCGACGCCCGGCAGTTCCTTGCCTTCCATCCATTCGAGGAAGGCGCCGCCGGCGGTGCTGACGAACGTCATCTCGGCCGCGACGCCGGCATGGTTCAGGGCCGCGACGGTGTCGCCGCCGCCGGCGACGGCGATCAGCTTGCCGGCCGTGGTCAGCTCAGCCGCGTGCTTCGCGGCCGCGACGGTGGCGGCGTCGAAGGGGGGCAGTTCGAAGACGCCGAGGGGGCCGTTCCAGATCAGGGTGGCGGAGGCGTCCATGGCGGCCAGCAGGCGCTTGGTCGTCTCGGGACCGGCGTCGAGGATGCTCTCGTTGGCGGCGATGCTGTCCAGGCCCTGGACCTTGTGGGCGGCGTTCGCCTTGAACTCGGTGGCGGTGACGACGTCGACGGGAAGGAGGAGTTCGCAGCCGGCCTTTTTCGCCGACTCCATGATCTCGCGGGCGGTGTCGCCCAGGTCGTGCTCGCAGAGGCTGGCGCCGACGTCGATGCCTTGCGCGGCCAGGAAGGTGTTGGCCATGCCGCCGCCGATGGCGAGGCGGTCGAGCCTGGTCACCAGGTTGTTCAGGAGGTCGAGCTTGGTCGAGACCTTGGAGCCGCCGACGATGCCGAGCACCGGGCGCTTGGGGGCGCCCAGCGCCGCGTCGAGGGCCTCCAGCTCGCGCTGCATGGAGAGGCCCGGGTAGGCGGTGAGCAGGCGGGCGACGCCGTCGGTCGAGGCGTGGGCGCGGTGGGCGGCGCTGAAGGCGTCGTTGACGTAGAGATCGCCCAGGGCCGCCAGTTCGGTGACGAAGGCCGGGTCGTTCTTTTCCTCGCCGGGATGGAAGCGCAGGTTTTCAAGCAGGGCGACGCCGCCGTTCTCGAGCCTGGTGATCACGTCGTAGGCGGGCTTGCCGATGCAGTCGTCGCCGAACAGGACCGGCTGTTCGAGCAGGGCCGACAGGGGCTTGGCGATGGGGGCCAGGCTCATCTCTGGCACGCGCTTGCCCTTGGGCCGGTCGAAGTGGGCCAGCAGGATGGTCTTGGCGCCCTTGGTCGACAGGTAGTGGATGGTCGGCAGCACGGCGCGCAGGCGGGTGTCGTCGGTGATCGCCCCGTCGGCCATCGGGACATTGAGATCAACCCGGACCAGGACGCGCTTGCCGGCGAGGTCGGCGGTTTCGAGGGAGCGGAATCGGGTCATGAGTTTAGACTCAGCGAGGAAAGACGATGGACAACGAGCTTCAAATTCGAGTCTTCACCGAAGATGCGGAGGGTCTCCACGATCATGGCGATCCTAAACTAAGCGCATTCGGCGGCATACTTCCGCAGATTGGTGATGAGATCGGGCAATTTGATCGATGGATCGGCGACCCCACTCAAACCGGAGGAAACTGCATGCTCGTCGTGAAGCGGCGAGTGTTCATCCGAAATGAGTGGGTCGTCCTGATCTGCGATGTACGTGCTTGCACAACCGTCGAGTACGAACTGTTCCCTTAGAGGAACTTCGCCATCACCAGCGCGGTGTCGCTCATCCGCGTCGCGAAGCCCCATTCGTTATCGTACCAGGTCAGGACCCGGGCCAGCTTGCCGTCGACGACCTGCGTCTGCGGCAGGGCGGCGGTCGAGCTGGCGGCGACGTGGTTCAGGTCGATGGAGACCAGCGGGTCGTTGGTGGTGGCCAGGACGCCCGACATCGGGCCATCGGCGGCGGCCTGCAGGGCGGCGTTGATCTCTTCGGCCGTGACATCGCGGCCGGCCACGACCTTCAGGTCGACGACCGAGACGTTCGGCGTCGGCACGCGGATCGAGGAGCCGTCCAGCTTGCCCTTCAGTTCCGGCAGCACCAGGCCCAGCGCCTTGGCGGCGCCGGTCGAGGTCGGGATCATGCTCAGGGCGGCGGCGCGGCCGCGGTAGAGGTCCTTGTGCATGGTGTCGAGCGTCGGCTGGTCGCCGGTGTAGCTGTGGATGGTGGTCATGTAGCCGCGCTCGATGCCGAACAGGTCGTGCAGGACCTTGGCGACCGGGGCGAGGGCGTTGGTGGTGCAGCTGCCGTTGGAGACGACGATGTCGTCGGCGGTCAGGGTCTCGTGGTTGACCTTGTAGACGATGGTCTTGTCGGCGTTGTCGGCCGGGGCCGAGACGAGGACGCGCCTGGCGCCGGCGGTCAGGTGAGCGCTGGCCTTGTCCTTGGACGTGAAGATGCCGGTGCATTCGAAGGCGATGTCGACGCCCAGGGCCTTGTGCGGCAGGTTGGCCGGGTCGCGCTCGGCGGTGACCTTGATCTTGCCCATGCCGACGTCGATCCAGTCTTCACCGGTCGTCACCGTGCCGGGGAAGCGGCCATGGACGCTGTCGTAGCGCAGCAGGTGGGCGTTGGTCTCGACGGGACCCAGGTCGTTGATGCCAACAACCTCGATGTCCGTGCGGCCATGCTCGGCGATCGAGCGGAGAACGAGACGGCCGATACGGCCAAAGCCGTTGATGGCGACGCGGATGGTCATGGGTTTTGGGCTCCCGCCAACGATGTTCTGAGTTGGCGGGGGGTTTTGCGTTTGGGGGGCGGGAAGTCAACCCTTACGGGGGTCAAGGAGGGTTACGGGATGTGACGCTTTCGCGATCCTTCTCCCGCTTTCCGGGAGAAGGAATCCGATGATTTGACGACGCGAACCTTGCCGGCCGCTTCCGTCGCGCGGGCCCGCGCCTCATCCGTGTCGTCTCCGCGCGCGATCGCGACGCCCATGCGGCGGCGTTCGAAAGCTTCGGGTTTGCCGAACAGGCGGATGTCCGCGCCGGGGACGCTGAGTGCCTGGGCGACGCCCTCGAAGCCGACGCCGGTGGCGTCCATGCCACCGTAGATCACCGCGCTGGCGCCGGGGCGTTCCAGCGTGACGTCGACCGGCAGGCCGAGGATGGCGCGGGCGTGGAGGGCGAATTCGCTGAAGGTCTGGGTGGCGAGGGTGACGAGGCCCGTGTCGTGCGGGCGGGGGCTGACCTCGCTGAACCAGACGTCGTCGCCCTTCACGAACAGCTCGACACCGAACAGGCCTCGCCCGCCAAGCGCCGCCGTGACCTTTCCGGCCATGTCGCGCGCGCGTTCCAGGGCGAGGGGACTCATCGCCTGGGGCTGCCAGCTTTCCACATAGT
The nucleotide sequence above comes from Caulobacter sp. NIBR1757. Encoded proteins:
- a CDS encoding GFA family protein, which gives rise to MHTGSCLCGAVRFRTDAVIDHSDACHCSQCRKASGHFWASADVPKEALTIEDEVSALRWYASSEKVRRGFCGTCGSQLFWDPVHGKSIAFAMGALDGPTGLKLSKHIFVGSKGDYYEIADGLPQEGL
- a CDS encoding VOC family protein, producing the protein MFSHIMIGTNDLDRAKSFYDALLGTLGVPPAHVDGHRIFYMTPTGVFSVSKPINGEPATAPNGGTIGFACKDAAQADAWHAAGVAAGGSTCEDPPGVREGATGKMYLAYLRDPDGNKLCALHRM
- the fba gene encoding class II fructose-bisphosphate aldolase (catalyzes the reversible aldol condensation of dihydroxyacetonephosphate and glyceraldehyde 3-phosphate in the Calvin cycle, glycolysis, and/or gluconeogenesis): MARITLRQLLDHAAEHDYGLPAFNINNMEQGLAIMEAADAVDAPVIIQASRGARNYANDIMLARLIDALVEIYPHIPVCMHQDHGNGPATCATAIQYGFTSVMMDGSLEEDAKTPASYEYNVEVTRRVVEMAHSCGVSVEGELGVLGSLETGMGEAEDGHGFEGKLDHSALLTDPDQAVDFVKKTQVDALAIAMGTSHGAYKFSRQPDGAVLAMNVIEEIHRRLPNTHLVMHGSSSVPKDLQEIINAYGGEMPETWGVPVEEIQRGIKHGVRKINIDTDNRMAMTGAIRRVLSQKPGEFDPRAYLKPAKEAMRKICQQRFEEFGAEGWAGKIKPLSTAKMAKRYESGELTIKIDKSLQPA
- the gap gene encoding type I glyceraldehyde-3-phosphate dehydrogenase, with the protein product MTIRVAINGFGRIGRLVLRSIAEHGRTDIEVVGINDLGPVETNAHLLRYDSVHGRFPGTVTTGEDWIDVGMGKIKVTAERDPANLPHKALGVDIAFECTGIFTSKDKASAHLTAGARRVLVSAPADNADKTIVYKVNHETLTADDIVVSNGSCTTNALAPVAKVLHDLFGIERGYMTTIHSYTGDQPTLDTMHKDLYRGRAAALSMIPTSTGAAKALGLVLPELKGKLDGSSIRVPTPNVSVVDLKVVAGRDVTAEEINAALQAAADGPMSGVLATTNDPLVSIDLNHVAASSTAALPQTQVVDGKLARVLTWYDNEWGFATRMSDTALVMAKFL
- a CDS encoding phosphoglycerate kinase; the protein is MTRFRSLETADLAGKRVLVRVDLNVPMADGAITDDTRLRAVLPTIHYLSTKGAKTILLAHFDRPKGKRVPEMSLAPIAKPLSALLEQPVLFGDDCIGKPAYDVITRLENGGVALLENLRFHPGEEKNDPAFVTELAALGDLYVNDAFSAAHRAHASTDGVARLLTAYPGLSMQRELEALDAALGAPKRPVLGIVGGSKVSTKLDLLNNLVTRLDRLAIGGGMANTFLAAQGIDVGASLCEHDLGDTAREIMESAKKAGCELLLPVDVVTATEFKANAAHKVQGLDSIAANESILDAGPETTKRLLAAMDASATLIWNGPLGVFELPPFDAATVAAAKHAAELTTAGKLIAVAGGGDTVAALNHAGVAAEMTFVSTAGGAFLEWMEGKELPGVEALQV